A single region of the Gracilibacillus caseinilyticus genome encodes:
- a CDS encoding phage holin family protein, with amino-acid sequence MPEILYALKEDFYFIVPALWFIGYACKRTPFIPDWLIIWILLCIGILASGNLYGWTIQSMADGVIVTGMAVFSHQIVKQTYHRDGKI; translated from the coding sequence ATGCCAGAAATTTTATATGCTTTAAAAGAAGATTTCTATTTCATAGTGCCTGCACTATGGTTTATCGGTTATGCCTGCAAAAGAACACCCTTTATTCCTGATTGGTTGATTATTTGGATTTTGCTGTGTATAGGCATACTCGCGTCAGGCAATTTGTATGGATGGACCATACAATCTATGGCAGATGGAGTCATAGTAACTGGCATGGCAGTGTTCAGTCATCAAATTGTAAAACAGACTTATCATAGAGATGGAAAAATATAA
- a CDS encoding SulP family inorganic anion transporter — protein sequence MNLSKIRQDWFSNIKGDILSGIVVALALIPEAIAFSIIAGVDPMVGLYASFCMAVIISFVGGRPGMISAATGAMALLMVNLVADHGLQYLFAATILTGIIQIVFGVFKLATVMKFVPRSVMVGFVNALAILIFTAQLDHFKGEGFVMYVLVALTLAIIYLFPRITKVVPSTLVAIIAVTAISLYFGFDVRSVGDLGNLSSDLPAFLIPDIPLNFETLAIIFPYSLSLAVVGLLESLLTANIVDDMTDTESNKNQESRGQGIANIVTGFFGGMAGCAMIGQSVINVKSGGRGRLSTFVAGIFLIFLIFVLGDVVVRIPMAALAGVMFMVSISTFDWSSITTLHKVPRTDAVVMVVTVLSVVMTHNLSIGVLAGVLLSAIFFAAKISKVQVTQIIAVEGQKRIYKVDGQIFFASVNDFVDKFNFQDDIKEVEIDLTHAHLWDDSAVGALDKIEMKFEQNEVNVQYVGLNDESKSLKKKIGGLSKASGH from the coding sequence ATGAACTTATCGAAAATAAGACAGGATTGGTTCAGCAATATAAAAGGTGATATATTGTCCGGTATTGTTGTTGCGTTAGCATTAATTCCAGAGGCTATAGCCTTCTCTATTATTGCTGGTGTCGATCCAATGGTTGGTTTATATGCTTCCTTCTGTATGGCCGTTATCATTTCCTTTGTAGGAGGAAGACCTGGAATGATTTCAGCAGCAACGGGAGCAATGGCATTATTAATGGTGAATTTAGTTGCTGATCACGGATTGCAATATTTATTTGCAGCAACAATTCTAACAGGAATTATTCAAATTGTATTTGGTGTTTTTAAATTAGCAACGGTGATGAAATTTGTTCCACGTTCCGTGATGGTAGGGTTTGTCAATGCACTTGCTATCCTGATTTTTACAGCGCAACTTGACCATTTCAAAGGGGAAGGATTCGTGATGTATGTCCTAGTTGCATTGACACTTGCTATCATATACCTTTTTCCTAGAATAACAAAAGTGGTTCCATCAACTTTGGTAGCTATTATTGCTGTAACTGCTATTTCTTTATATTTTGGTTTTGACGTTCGAAGTGTAGGTGATTTAGGCAATTTAAGTTCTGATTTGCCAGCATTTCTCATTCCCGACATTCCATTAAATTTTGAAACATTAGCTATCATTTTTCCTTATTCCCTTTCATTAGCAGTAGTAGGCTTATTAGAATCATTGCTAACAGCTAATATAGTGGATGATATGACAGACACTGAAAGTAATAAAAATCAAGAAAGTCGAGGACAAGGGATTGCTAATATTGTAACAGGCTTTTTTGGAGGTATGGCTGGTTGTGCTATGATCGGACAATCTGTTATTAATGTCAAATCAGGTGGACGTGGAAGGCTGTCCACGTTTGTGGCAGGTATCTTCTTAATATTTTTAATATTTGTTTTAGGAGATGTTGTCGTCCGTATTCCAATGGCTGCTTTAGCAGGAGTCATGTTTATGGTATCCATTAGTACCTTTGACTGGTCATCCATCACCACCCTTCACAAAGTACCACGAACAGATGCAGTTGTAATGGTTGTAACAGTTCTGTCTGTGGTGATGACTCACAACTTGTCTATTGGTGTACTAGCAGGCGTGCTGTTAAGTGCGATTTTCTTTGCAGCGAAAATATCCAAGGTACAAGTAACCCAGATTATTGCGGTAGAAGGACAGAAAAGAATATATAAAGTAGATGGTCAAATTTTCTTTGCATCTGTTAATGATTTTGTAGACAAATTTAATTTTCAAGATGATATTAAGGAAGTGGAAATTGACTTAACCCATGCTCACTTGTGGGACGATTCTGCGGTAGGTGCTCTAGATAAAATAGAAATGAAATTCGAACAAAATGAAGTAAACGTCCAGTATGTCGGTTTAAATGATGAAAGTAAGTCACTGAAAAAGAAAATCGGTGGTTTATCGAAAGCTTCAGGCCACTAA
- a CDS encoding peptidoglycan-binding protein, which yields MAKFKGYTITSPYGNRSHPISSSSDFHSGVDLVKYHKAPISAFTSGTVIYAGFGNNGTGLGGYGNVVLLRDRNNREQMYAHLDSVVVTKGQTIAQNQVIGYQGSTGYVTGSHLHYEVRKIVEAKPPYGYRPDKKSSTLNPIPYLNNFDLDGLLETGDSGSVVRKLQRDLIKLGFALPKYGADGVFGQETESAVRSFQSAENLAVDGIVGPNTNAKLDKQTTLVSNYPGIIKNGSRGDVVRIIQRRVFAKADGIFGTQTEKKVKEYQQRNGLKVDGIVGPKTWGKLFG from the coding sequence ATGGCAAAGTTTAAAGGGTATACGATTACTAGTCCGTATGGAAATCGGTCACATCCTATATCCAGCAGTAGTGATTTTCATTCTGGTGTAGATTTAGTGAAGTACCACAAGGCGCCAATTTCAGCTTTTACTTCTGGTACCGTAATTTATGCAGGTTTTGGAAATAATGGTACAGGCTTGGGCGGATATGGAAATGTAGTTTTGCTAAGAGATCGTAATAACAGGGAGCAAATGTATGCACACTTAGATTCAGTGGTGGTAACGAAAGGGCAAACAATTGCGCAAAATCAAGTGATAGGTTATCAGGGAAGTACAGGTTACGTGACAGGATCACATTTACATTATGAAGTGAGGAAAATAGTAGAAGCAAAACCGCCATATGGTTATCGTCCTGATAAGAAGTCATCTACACTCAATCCGATTCCGTATTTGAATAATTTTGATCTGGATGGCCTTCTGGAAACTGGAGACTCAGGTTCAGTGGTAAGAAAATTACAACGTGATTTAATAAAATTAGGTTTCGCACTACCTAAATACGGTGCAGATGGTGTATTTGGGCAAGAAACAGAATCTGCTGTTCGTTCCTTTCAATCGGCAGAAAATCTGGCGGTTGATGGGATTGTAGGACCCAACACAAATGCCAAGCTAGACAAACAAACTACCTTAGTATCTAATTATCCCGGCATCATTAAAAATGGTAGCAGAGGCGACGTTGTACGAATTATTCAGCGCCGGGTGTTTGCAAAGGCAGATGGTATCTTCGGAACACAAACAGAAAAAAAGGTGAAAGAATACCAACAACGAAATGGTCTAAAAGTAGATGGGATTGTTGGACCTAAAACATGGGGGAAGTTATTTGGGTAA
- a CDS encoding BCCT family transporter, producing the protein MTTNQLDKKAGKIGFVFIASAILVAIFVLWGALSPSSLSDAASTGLEWMITNFGWFYMLITALFVLFVIVLALSPYGKIRLGKPDDRPEYSWFSWIGMLFAAGIGVGFVFWGVAEPVLYYMDPPLGYEPGTREAALAGLRYGSYHWSLHPWAIFSIVGMTLAYVQYRKDRPALISSAFYPMLGDRVNGWAGKTIDTLAVIATCTGVATTFGLSAMQITGGLSYITPIPNTPWTQLVIICVVTVLFLISAARGLDKGIKILSNANLVVAGLLLLFVIIVGPTLFIAESFVTTLGGYITNVVPMALTLTPFSESEWLGTNTIFFWAWHISWAPFMGIFIARISKGRTIREFMAGVLIVPSLLALLWFTTFGGTGLNVEMYGAGGLNELINSDVELALFAMLNEWPLSFITNTLAIILILIFFITSADSASFVLGSMTSNGDLEPKMSVKVVWGLLIAGAASVLLFSGGGGLNALQTASIIAALPFAIIMILMIISIAITLGKDWKIDQRLKRRRREKRVKSEFKNEFTEDFKDEFIDNVRNDVKDDLYQDMKSDFYEDFKDELYDDFKDKIYDEIKDEIIEKITEDDDKQHK; encoded by the coding sequence ATGACAACTAATCAATTAGACAAAAAAGCAGGAAAAATAGGATTTGTTTTTATCGCTTCGGCAATTTTAGTGGCGATATTTGTATTATGGGGCGCACTTTCTCCAAGCTCATTAAGTGATGCTGCCAGTACTGGACTAGAATGGATGATCACCAATTTCGGATGGTTCTATATGCTCATTACTGCACTATTTGTGCTTTTCGTTATTGTATTGGCATTAAGTCCTTACGGTAAAATACGACTTGGCAAGCCGGATGACAGACCTGAATATTCTTGGTTTTCCTGGATCGGAATGCTTTTTGCTGCCGGAATTGGAGTTGGCTTTGTTTTCTGGGGTGTTGCCGAACCTGTACTTTATTATATGGATCCTCCACTCGGTTATGAACCCGGCACAAGGGAAGCGGCTCTTGCAGGTTTACGTTACGGATCTTATCACTGGTCACTGCATCCATGGGCAATATTCTCGATTGTAGGGATGACTCTAGCCTACGTACAGTATCGTAAAGACCGTCCTGCCTTAATCAGCTCCGCTTTTTATCCAATGCTAGGAGATCGTGTCAACGGCTGGGCAGGAAAAACAATTGATACGCTAGCTGTTATCGCTACTTGTACAGGGGTTGCAACGACTTTCGGTTTAAGTGCGATGCAGATTACTGGCGGGTTATCTTATATTACGCCAATTCCGAACACTCCTTGGACACAACTCGTTATCATTTGTGTTGTGACTGTATTGTTTTTAATATCAGCAGCCAGAGGGTTGGATAAAGGGATCAAAATATTAAGTAATGCCAACCTCGTTGTAGCAGGACTACTGCTTTTATTTGTTATCATAGTAGGTCCTACTTTGTTTATTGCGGAAAGCTTCGTTACCACCCTCGGTGGATATATAACAAATGTTGTACCAATGGCATTAACGTTAACACCATTTTCTGAAAGTGAATGGCTCGGAACCAATACAATTTTCTTTTGGGCTTGGCATATATCATGGGCTCCATTTATGGGGATTTTCATTGCCAGAATATCGAAAGGACGTACCATTCGAGAATTTATGGCAGGTGTTTTAATTGTACCTTCATTATTAGCGCTCCTTTGGTTTACAACTTTTGGAGGTACCGGTTTAAATGTTGAAATGTATGGTGCTGGTGGACTTAATGAGTTAATCAACTCAGATGTTGAATTAGCCCTGTTTGCGATGTTAAATGAGTGGCCATTAAGCTTCATAACCAACACTTTAGCAATAATCTTGATTTTGATTTTCTTTATCACTTCAGCCGATTCTGCTTCCTTTGTGCTTGGATCGATGACTTCGAACGGTGATTTGGAACCGAAAATGTCAGTAAAAGTGGTCTGGGGACTATTAATTGCAGGTGCAGCAAGCGTGTTATTGTTTAGTGGCGGTGGTGGACTCAATGCATTACAAACCGCTTCCATCATAGCTGCTTTACCGTTCGCGATCATCATGATACTCATGATCATATCGATCGCCATCACACTGGGCAAAGATTGGAAGATAGATCAGCGGTTGAAAAGGCGCAGAAGAGAAAAACGGGTCAAAAGTGAATTCAAAAATGAATTTACCGAGGATTTTAAAGATGAGTTCATTGATAATGTTCGTAATGATGTAAAAGACGACTTATATCAAGATATGAAAAGCGATTTTTATGAAGATTTTAAAGATGAATTGTATGATGATTTCAAAGATAAGATTTATGATGAGATCAAAGATGAAATCATTGAGAAAATCACGGAAGACGACGATAAACAACACAAATAA
- a CDS encoding DsbA family oxidoreductase → MQIEIWSDFVCPFCYIGKKRLEQAIERFPHPIDVTIDYKSFELDPDTPKYAGGNIHEMLAKKYNMSLDQAKQANQQIGEQAKAVGLDFVFDTMKPGNTFDAHRISKYAATIDREAEYVDTMLYNYFTLSKNLSDKETLLAITDELAFNHDEVAAILEDEASYANDVRNDEETARSLGVTGVPFFVFNKKYAISGAQPIETFMQAIEKVMEEEKKQPFESLNTEQGSYCDGDGCK, encoded by the coding sequence ATGCAAATTGAAATTTGGTCAGATTTTGTATGTCCTTTTTGTTATATAGGTAAAAAAAGACTTGAACAAGCGATTGAACGCTTTCCACATCCGATTGATGTAACCATAGATTATAAAAGTTTTGAACTTGATCCTGATACACCTAAGTATGCAGGAGGAAATATACATGAAATGTTAGCGAAAAAATACAATATGTCTTTAGATCAGGCAAAGCAGGCTAATCAGCAGATCGGTGAACAAGCAAAAGCTGTCGGCTTGGATTTTGTTTTTGACACTATGAAGCCTGGTAATACGTTTGATGCTCATCGTATCAGTAAATATGCAGCAACGATAGATAGAGAAGCAGAATATGTTGACACGATGCTTTACAATTATTTTACGTTATCAAAAAATCTAAGTGACAAAGAGACATTACTTGCCATTACAGACGAATTAGCTTTTAATCATGATGAGGTTGCAGCTATTCTCGAAGATGAAGCAAGCTATGCAAATGACGTCAGAAATGATGAAGAAACAGCTAGAAGCTTAGGTGTAACTGGCGTACCATTCTTTGTCTTCAACAAAAAATATGCTATTTCAGGTGCGCAACCAATTGAAACATTTATGCAAGCAATTGAGAAAGTAATGGAAGAAGAAAAAAAACAGCCATTTGAAAGTCTAAATACAGAGCAAGGCAGCTATTGCGACGGAGACGGTTGCAAATAA